Proteins encoded within one genomic window of Rossellomorea vietnamensis:
- a CDS encoding carbohydrate ABC transporter permease translates to MKKVDRFGYLFIAPFWIIFLIFSIYPVALTFYYSFTNYSGSGTAEVVGLANYTRLLTDSYFVEAFFNTWKIWGINFALQIGLALVLALIFSDMRMKLRGLAFFRSIFYLPNLITISSVALLFGILLDWQHGSLNMILLNIGLISEPINWLNEPATAQLSVSLILTWMWFGHSFIVVMAGVSGISKDYYEAALIDGANRWQTFTKITIPLLKPILLYIMITSLIGGLQLFDLPMLLTDGIGSPDGSLNTMVLYLYNQAFKFNNYGYASAVAYGLFVITLIFSAIVFKGMYGNERKQARKV, encoded by the coding sequence ATGAAGAAAGTAGATCGATTTGGTTATCTGTTTATCGCCCCGTTTTGGATCATCTTTTTAATATTCAGTATTTATCCTGTTGCTCTTACATTCTATTACAGCTTTACAAACTATTCAGGAAGCGGGACAGCGGAAGTCGTCGGTCTTGCCAACTACACCCGTTTACTCACAGACAGCTATTTTGTGGAAGCATTTTTCAACACGTGGAAAATATGGGGAATCAACTTTGCCCTGCAAATTGGTCTTGCCCTTGTACTCGCATTAATCTTCTCTGATATGAGAATGAAGTTGAGAGGTTTGGCGTTTTTCAGATCAATCTTTTATTTACCTAATTTAATCACGATTAGTTCGGTCGCCCTGTTGTTTGGTATCTTACTGGACTGGCAGCATGGATCATTAAATATGATTCTATTAAATATAGGTCTTATATCAGAACCGATTAATTGGCTGAACGAGCCTGCGACTGCACAGTTGTCAGTATCCCTGATCCTTACGTGGATGTGGTTCGGTCATTCGTTCATCGTCGTCATGGCGGGGGTTTCCGGAATTTCGAAGGACTACTATGAGGCTGCTTTGATCGATGGTGCAAACAGATGGCAGACGTTTACGAAAATCACGATCCCTTTATTAAAACCGATCTTGCTTTATATCATGATCACATCCCTGATCGGCGGTCTTCAATTATTCGATCTGCCAATGCTTCTGACAGATGGTATCGGTTCTCCGGATGGATCGCTGAATACGATGGTACTGTATCTATACAATCAGGCATTCAAGTTTAATAACTATGGATATGCTTCAGCTGTCGCATATGGATTGTTCGTCATTACCTTGATCTTCTCGGCGATTGTCTTCAAAGGGATGTATGGAAATGAACGCAAACAAGCAAGGAAGGTGTAA
- a CDS encoding LacI family DNA-binding transcriptional regulator yields MVTIYDLAKRTGFSSTTVSKALNNYSDVSQKTKQKILDAAADMGYLPNAHAQSLSTKKSWTIGVMFAEDNEVGLKHPFFSALIESFRKYVEREGYDLIFASRNLRNRDTSYLEHFLYRAVDGIVVICSDPHDPQVQDMINSHLPIVVIDMSNQNCSVVYSDNIEGGRLAVKYLHSLGHTRIAHISGDPSIDAGAQRIKGFTKGMDEQNLPILDGYLVNGGMFSIEEGKAAMETLLELETIPTAVFVAGDHMAIGAMEAIKEKGLRIPEDISIIGYDDIEMSSYLTPKLTTVRQDTDRIGARAGQLLMKQIIQKKKLLSTEVIPVELIIRESCTMVKKEKKK; encoded by the coding sequence ATGGTTACAATCTATGACTTAGCAAAACGCACTGGGTTTTCCAGTACGACAGTTTCTAAGGCTCTTAACAATTATTCGGATGTGAGTCAAAAGACGAAGCAAAAAATCCTCGATGCAGCGGCTGATATGGGTTACTTACCCAATGCCCATGCCCAGTCCTTATCAACGAAGAAATCATGGACGATTGGGGTCATGTTTGCAGAGGACAATGAGGTCGGATTGAAACATCCTTTCTTCAGCGCCCTTATTGAAAGTTTCCGCAAGTATGTGGAACGGGAAGGGTATGATTTGATTTTCGCATCAAGGAATCTGCGAAATCGGGATACAAGTTACCTGGAGCACTTCTTATATCGTGCCGTGGATGGAATCGTCGTGATCTGTTCAGATCCCCACGATCCCCAGGTTCAGGACATGATCAATAGCCACCTGCCGATTGTCGTGATCGACATGAGCAACCAGAACTGCTCTGTTGTCTATTCCGATAATATCGAGGGTGGAAGGTTGGCCGTCAAATATCTGCATTCGTTGGGCCATACCAGAATCGCCCACATTTCAGGGGATCCGTCGATCGATGCGGGAGCACAGCGGATCAAAGGCTTCACGAAGGGTATGGATGAGCAGAACCTCCCAATTCTTGATGGGTATCTTGTTAACGGCGGGATGTTCTCGATTGAAGAAGGAAAAGCTGCAATGGAAACACTCCTGGAACTTGAAACCATCCCTACGGCAGTCTTCGTTGCAGGTGATCACATGGCCATCGGTGCCATGGAAGCCATCAAAGAAAAGGGATTAAGAATTCCCGAGGATATCTCCATCATCGGCTATGATGATATCGAAATGTCTTCCTATCTCACGCCGAAGCTGACCACGGTCAGACAGGATACGGACCGGATCGGGGCACGGGCGGGTCAATTGCTGATGAAGCAGATCATCCAGAAGAAGAAGCTGTTATCCACAGAAGTCATCCCGGTGGAACTCATTATCAGGGAATCTTGTACGATGGTAAAAAAAGAAAAAAAGAAATAA
- a CDS encoding GH1 family beta-glucosidase, whose protein sequence is MKFDQTFTFGTATSSYQIEGAHNEGGRTPSIWDMFCDIPGKVYKQHNGDVACDHYHRFEEDIQHIKRLGVDTYRFSIAWPRIFPEKGKYNQEGMDFYKKLAAKLQEEGIKPAVTLYHWDLPMWAHEEGGWVNRESVEWFMDYARACFAELDAVVDSWITHNEPWCAGFLGYHQGVHAPGHTNLDEAVKAVHHMLLSHGKAVELLKKEFKSQTDIGITLNLSPVYPNTDSVNDLLAANNADGYSNRWFLDPVFKGEYPKDMMNLFSKYVHTYDFIKEGDMELISTECDFFGINYYSRGIVEFSAANDFMHKGAFSDYEKTGMGWDIAPNEFKDLIRRLRQVYTDLPIYITENGAAYDDVLENGRVHDHERVNYLNLHLQAVSDLNEEGMNIQGYYLWSLMDNFEWSFGYDKRFGILYIDFDTQERIWKDSAFRYAEVIRDHKKKHGLHTNAEEVAQ, encoded by the coding sequence ATGAAATTTGATCAAACATTTACCTTTGGAACCGCCACATCATCGTATCAAATCGAAGGTGCACATAATGAAGGAGGAAGAACTCCGTCCATCTGGGATATGTTCTGTGACATTCCAGGGAAAGTATATAAGCAACATAATGGTGATGTCGCTTGTGACCACTACCACCGATTCGAAGAAGACATTCAGCATATCAAGCGCCTTGGTGTAGACACTTATCGTTTTTCCATTGCCTGGCCTCGTATCTTTCCTGAAAAGGGGAAGTACAATCAGGAAGGAATGGACTTTTACAAAAAATTGGCGGCAAAACTTCAAGAAGAAGGCATCAAGCCAGCTGTGACACTGTATCACTGGGACCTGCCGATGTGGGCCCATGAAGAAGGTGGATGGGTCAACCGTGAATCTGTAGAATGGTTCATGGACTATGCAAGAGCGTGCTTCGCGGAACTTGATGCGGTCGTCGATTCATGGATTACCCATAATGAACCTTGGTGTGCAGGGTTCCTTGGCTATCATCAAGGCGTCCATGCACCGGGTCATACGAATCTGGATGAAGCAGTGAAAGCGGTCCACCATATGCTTCTCTCCCACGGAAAAGCGGTTGAACTGCTGAAGAAAGAATTTAAATCTCAAACCGACATCGGCATCACGTTGAACCTGTCACCCGTGTATCCAAACACTGATTCAGTGAATGACCTTCTTGCTGCCAACAACGCGGACGGATACTCGAATCGCTGGTTCCTGGATCCTGTATTCAAAGGGGAATACCCGAAAGACATGATGAACCTGTTCTCGAAATATGTTCATACGTATGACTTCATCAAAGAAGGCGATATGGAACTGATTTCGACGGAATGCGATTTCTTCGGCATCAACTATTACAGCCGTGGAATTGTCGAGTTCAGTGCCGCCAATGACTTTATGCATAAGGGAGCTTTCTCCGACTATGAGAAAACAGGCATGGGCTGGGACATCGCGCCGAATGAATTCAAGGACCTCATCCGCCGCCTGAGACAAGTTTATACGGATCTGCCAATCTATATCACGGAAAACGGAGCGGCGTATGATGATGTGCTGGAAAATGGAAGAGTGCATGATCACGAACGCGTCAACTACTTGAATCTGCATCTTCAAGCGGTTTCTGACCTTAATGAAGAAGGCATGAACATTCAAGGGTATTATTTATGGTCACTGATGGATAACTTCGAGTGGAGTTTCGGGTATGATAAGCGTTTCGGCATCCTTTATATCGACTTCGATACGCAGGAGCGGATTTGGAAAGACAGTGCCTTCCGTTATGCTGAAGTCATTCGGGATCATAAAAAGAAGCATGGCCTTCATACCAATGCCGAGGAAGTCGCTCAATGA
- a CDS encoding carbohydrate ABC transporter permease yields MAIVCFIPFLMMLVNATRSNEAILSGFTLVPGSSLVENYTTMMEYVNIWSGFKNSLIISVLTTLLSGYFSALTAYGFAFYTFKGKNFLFVFMLVMMMVPGQLGLIGFYELSKNLGILDSFIPLIVPAIASPFVVFFLRQYIQTTLHPSLIEAARIDGASEFKIFHTVAIPIMMPAVATMSIFTFIGSWNNYIMPLVILFSPEKYTLPVLMGFLKGSQVAQNLGSMYLGIAISVVPIMIAFLFLSKYIVNSISAGSIKE; encoded by the coding sequence ATGGCGATTGTCTGCTTCATTCCATTCCTGATGATGCTTGTGAATGCGACAAGGTCAAATGAAGCGATTCTGTCTGGATTCACCTTGGTACCGGGGAGTTCTTTAGTTGAAAACTACACGACGATGATGGAGTACGTAAACATCTGGTCGGGGTTCAAGAATAGTCTGATCATCTCTGTCCTTACGACTTTATTATCAGGGTATTTCTCAGCATTGACTGCCTATGGATTTGCCTTTTACACATTCAAGGGGAAGAATTTTCTGTTCGTGTTCATGCTTGTGATGATGATGGTTCCAGGACAATTGGGGCTGATCGGCTTTTATGAACTGAGTAAGAATCTGGGGATCCTCGATTCCTTCATCCCACTGATCGTTCCGGCCATCGCAAGTCCGTTCGTCGTATTTTTCTTAAGACAATACATCCAGACGACGCTTCACCCAAGTTTAATCGAGGCTGCCCGCATCGATGGGGCAAGTGAGTTCAAGATTTTCCATACAGTGGCGATCCCGATCATGATGCCGGCAGTTGCGACGATGTCGATCTTCACGTTCATCGGATCATGGAATAACTACATCATGCCACTCGTCATCCTGTTCTCACCTGAGAAATATACCCTGCCAGTATTGATGGGATTCTTGAAGGGATCTCAAGTGGCACAAAATTTAGGTTCAATGTACTTAGGAATCGCGATTTCAGTCGTACCAATCATGATTGCCTTCCTATTCCTGTCTAAATATATCGTCAACAGCATTTCAGCAGGATCAATCAAAGAATAG
- a CDS encoding ABC transporter substrate-binding protein, translated as MKKILAIFMTVVLVAGVLSACSGDSKSSGSKDKDVDLKVWSFTDELKKPITKFEEKNGVKVELTIVPIADYPTKLKPVLESGVGAPDVFTGEIAFLKQWVDAGYWENLSEKPYNVDEIKDKYVPYVFDLGKDKDGNVRALSWQTTPGGIFYRRSIAKEVLGTDDPTEVGNMMNSMDNVFKVAEKMKEKGYSMFPDEGSIRWFSQGDNPQPWVNDKNELQLTDEKIQYMESAKKLRENNYTALAAEWSPSWFEAMDKPIKMKENGKEKETQVFSYVLPTWGLHSVLKTNVKETTGDWAVTSGPSPYFWGGTWLGVYNKSENKELAYDFVKMMTQDDEFLTDWAKETGDVLAYNPVTNAIKDDFSSEFLGGQNNYQFFLEQAKEIEPGIVTKYDQQLDTFYGNAVQQYVDGKKSKDDAIKEFYKKVQNAYPDIKVPKN; from the coding sequence ATGAAGAAGATTTTGGCAATATTCATGACGGTTGTACTGGTTGCAGGGGTACTTTCGGCCTGTTCGGGAGATTCCAAGTCGTCTGGCTCGAAAGATAAAGACGTAGATTTAAAGGTATGGTCCTTCACGGATGAACTGAAGAAACCGATCACGAAGTTTGAAGAGAAAAATGGTGTGAAGGTAGAATTGACGATCGTTCCGATTGCCGATTATCCGACGAAATTAAAGCCTGTTCTTGAAAGTGGCGTAGGGGCACCTGATGTATTCACAGGAGAAATCGCGTTCCTTAAGCAGTGGGTGGACGCAGGCTACTGGGAAAACTTATCAGAAAAACCATACAATGTTGATGAAATCAAAGATAAATATGTACCTTATGTATTTGACCTAGGTAAAGATAAAGACGGTAATGTAAGAGCATTATCATGGCAAACGACTCCTGGTGGAATCTTCTACAGAAGAAGCATCGCGAAAGAAGTACTTGGTACAGATGATCCAACTGAAGTAGGAAACATGATGAACTCAATGGACAATGTATTTAAAGTGGCTGAAAAGATGAAGGAAAAAGGTTACAGCATGTTCCCGGATGAAGGCTCCATCCGCTGGTTCTCTCAAGGAGATAATCCACAACCTTGGGTAAATGACAAGAATGAGCTTCAACTGACAGATGAAAAGATCCAGTACATGGAATCAGCGAAGAAACTTCGTGAAAACAACTATACAGCTCTTGCTGCAGAATGGTCTCCATCATGGTTCGAAGCGATGGATAAGCCGATCAAAATGAAAGAAAACGGTAAAGAGAAAGAAACACAAGTATTCTCTTATGTTCTTCCTACTTGGGGACTTCACAGCGTCCTGAAAACGAACGTAAAGGAAACAACAGGTGACTGGGCTGTTACAAGTGGACCAAGCCCGTACTTCTGGGGTGGAACATGGTTAGGGGTTTACAACAAATCAGAAAACAAAGAACTTGCTTATGACTTTGTGAAAATGATGACTCAGGATGACGAATTCCTGACAGATTGGGCGAAAGAAACGGGCGATGTCCTTGCCTACAATCCTGTAACGAATGCGATCAAGGATGACTTCAGCAGTGAATTCCTTGGTGGACAGAACAACTATCAATTCTTCCTTGAGCAGGCGAAAGAAATCGAGCCTGGTATAGTAACGAAATACGATCAGCAGCTTGATACGTTCTACGGAAATGCCGTTCAACAATATGTGGACGGAAAGAAATCCAAAGACGATGCCATCAAAGAATTCTATAAAAAAGTACAAAACGCATATCCGGACATTAAAGTACCAAAAAACTAA